GTACTGCAAATAAGATAAATCTTCAACATCGGTATAGAATTCCAGGTTATAAACTGTGAAAGAAGTTAAATAACTATGATTTGATCATTATAAAGGTTTATGTATTCAACATAAATGTACAAGAAATTACAATATTGCACATACCAAGCTTTCCATAGCTCTCAATGAGATCAATTTTGGAGAGGACATTAATGTGGGGCAATTCCAGATGTAACATGGTTGTTAATGAAAGTATCAATCCGCTGACATATTTTCCAGGGTCACAGCATAGGTGAGCATCAATTAGGTGAACTGCCGTCAACTGCATGGTatgaataaataataaatgttaattAACAAACCATGACATTTAGCAATTTAAAGCAAGAGATGGAAGCAATTTATCATTATGCATGCAGAAAAAAAACATACCCGGAGATCCAACTTCTTCACAAGTTTAGTGATGATATTCTTTGTGTTTGAATGAAGAAAGAAGAGTTCAACCTGACCAGGAAAATCAAATAGGAAGTAGTGGTCTGCaattaagaaaagaaagtttACTCAAAATGATGGTAAAATTAATGTTTGATGAAGCAATGGCTAGATATATCTACTTTCAGATACCCTTTTATGATTCAACTAAattggataaaaataaaaatatttatcagaGTCAATCAACATGCTTAGTCGCCAATCAAACCAAAAGAATAATCAAGTTCATGGATATATCTTGACACGATCAAAGGACCCTCTCTACCTCCCTCATGGGGAAAGGAAATCACAGCTCATGAGACAGCCTTGTTTTAGTAACATGCAGCCCAACATTTTTAGTACAGTATAGTATTGACTTTCATGAATGATTCATTCCTCAAGAGAGAAGAcactaaaataatttaaatattaagttTCAATAGAGTGAAATATTTGGGCTGTTAGAAATTGTGAATGGATGAACAAGGTTGGGCAAGAAGAAAAAGGACATTAGGAAATTACTACGACCAAATGATCCCAATTACCCAAAGCATACAATGCTAAAGAAAGTCTTGTCTGATACAACAGCCCTCTCTATTAACAGGACAGACTCAGAAGTTTtacttacagaaataatcaagatgaGATTAATATAAAAGGTATACCAAAATTCCTTTCTAAGTAAATGAACTCCAAATTAGTCCAGCATTTCAAAATTGTACTTTAAAAGGCACAGAAATATTCCTCCTTTTAGTTTTTGCATGAAACCAATATTCTGATGATGAGACCAGTTATCCCaaatacctaaagaaaaaaaaagggactTTTTGTACTTACCATCAAGAAAAGGTTTCAGTTTGGACTCTAACCAATCCATATTCTTCTCCAAGTAATCCATGCAATATACAAGACCTAAAGGTGcacaaaatagtaaaaaaaatatatatatttcagcATGTATACTTACAATTGTTGCAAAAGTATGTAAGAAGGTGTTTGCTGATATTACCTCCATTTGGACCAAGAGAATGCTCCACCATAACATCACTAAGTTTTATTAGATCCTCAATATTGACGGCACACTCATATCTGTTTTGATTAATCTGAAAAACATTCAAGCAATAGAACTTGTAGCATTgataaataagtaaaaaaaagtGGGATAGATTGAATTCAAAGGATACGGTAATGAATCATTTGCCGGATCCAAATTGACGACAACCACTTTTCTGCAAGCCAAAAGTTGATTATCTTAATGACCCGAAAAGTAGAGTAACTAACAATCTTATAAATGGAGCGAAATCTCAAACATTAAGGTAAAATACTCTAAACAAACCAAGGTAGCACAAAGCAGGTACAAAATGGGATGGGAGCATGGTTCATTAGAACGGGAGTGAAACGGCTAGAACGGGCACGAAACGGCTAGAACGGGCATTCTAGCAAAGGTATGTCTTGTGTCCTAAAAAATTTCCAATAAATCACGTTGGTTGCTATGGGATGGTGTTCTTGGGCGTTCTAACGGCAACAAAAGGCATGGAACAGAGGAACAGATtttggattattttttttttctattctgtTTGCATTTAAGGTAAATTTGGCTTTGCTTTGATTCTTGTTTTTAATGTTTTGTTTGTATTCGAGGAAAAATAAAGACAGATTTGATATGGGCATCACATCACTATCTGCTTTTTTCAGCATTTTGTAAATAATGCAAGACTAAcgatctatcataaataaacatattgAAATTTGAACATATTCATTTTTGGCTTACAGTCATTTGAGCTCCTTCGTTTGATTTCTTCTATCATCATTTCGAACATATTCGGCAAACAATcttgtttaaagaaaattttcaatttttttaaatttaatctacTAAATTATTAAGAATTCTTTATTTCGATGTggttcaaaaataaaatattagctATACATTTTTATCATATAAGCATGATTGTAACCAAGTTGTTAGTTAAATAGAAATGTAATGCATTTTTTGATGGGAAGGATTAGGATATGATTGTTTATCATTTATTCTTATTGTCTTATTTAGTGTTTTAGGCCCACCCTCAAACGGCTAGCAcatcattaattatttttttagaaaatgaattaaaaagaaaTGGAAAATTAAAATGATTGTGAGTATACTCATAATTACTACTAAATTTGAGATCCATTTAATCAACATGATACTCAAGGAGAATATAAGAAGATTTGGTTCCTCCCCGTCACTCTTCATGGTATTAGCtctgaaaaaatatatatttcattaTATTCCTCATTTGTTAAGAAGATTTGGTTCCTCCCCGCGACCGTTCTTGAAAACCTTGGATGGGAGGGAAACTTATTTTTAGACGAAACAAAAGTGTTGCGTACCTGCCAATAAGTTTGAGAAATTGGGACATGCCATTGCAGTAGGTGGTCTTTCCAGACCCTGGCGGTCCGATCACAGCTTGCCCAAAAGCCATGTCCTATCCCCTCTTCCTCCTCGCCTCGCCTCGCCTTAGCAGACTTGGGGTTTAAGAAAGGATCGCAGGCAGCGTCGAAGCATCTCGAAGACTAATTTGCAAAGCCGATCAAACAAAACCGATGGATCCAGTCCAGTGAACCCGCCCGATGGGTAAGTTAAACCGGTGCGTCATATTTTATAAAATGAACCTTGaactttatatattttatatatctgagtttatgaaaatatcattataatgtaattatttgtcatatattaatttctttcttttattaattatttctgaacatactcaattttaattttatggaatattattatattatattatataactTCTTTTGTTTTACGTTTCCATCCCGCATCAATTATAATTATTTACATtcgttaaaataattattattactattttttaaaatgagttaCATCTTATTAGTAACTTAATTTTAACTTCCTATTCAattattcttttaatcatttattTGAGAATTATCTAACATTCTcctacttaacttaaaaattaaataaaatttaaacttaaaagatTAAGTATGATACATTGTAATTTTAAGCATCAAAATGTATCCACATAAAATATCATAATTACCTTAGtgtaattttactattttattaagaatcgGACATTTACTAACTAACATTCTcttactaaatttttttttaattaatcaaatgaGGGACCTAGGGTTATTTTATGTATTTCACATTACCAAAATAGTCTTTGATTTATATGCATCATGTATACACATTATTCATAttctatattaaaaattaaaattaaatatatgttaAGCTCTTTCTCTTCTTTACTTGAAAAGAGTACATGTGTTCTATtcaatctatttttttattttctcatgaatcatattattaaaaaatttcttatcagTAATGTTTTTTTGATCTATTTAGTCTCACATCTTATGATTGACAACACTACacacaaaaaaaattttataaatatcttGGACTAGCGACATTATAAATCGTATTTTACTTGACTTTTTGACTAAGATCAAATatgatattaaaattaattttgtaaaaggAGAAGTTTGTTACAGTAGCTCGCTATTAGGATTCTCGAGTTGCTATTGGAATTCTAGAGTGTCACTCTTGCATTACACTATTATATGGGTCTTGTGCACCTTACATAAATTATATGACCATTGAATAAtgttgtttaattatttgacaaaaaaatattcattttataaaatttacgtatattcatgtattatattatatatatgcaATATATGTAAACAATagctagtaaaatattaaatgtgAGATATAGTGATTGTATATTAATTATATAACATACTTCATTCTAAACATCATAAGCGTCACTATCCTATCATACTGGGCCGAtaaatgatatatatttttttcataatggTCCATGATAATATTTTTAGACAATTCATATTATAACGCAGGAATATGCACATCATAACTAGAAATTATATGTTAAAATACATAAGTGAGATCAGTATCAACTTAATAAATCATTGGATGACAAAAATTCATTCTATATACATgttccttaaatattttttatgataAACATTTAGCTAACGGACTTGCAATTAAACGTTAGTTTCATTCTAATATAATTTTGTTTCTGAATTTTTTCTTTAACGATAAAATATTTTAGTTCCCTATATTTCACACATCTTGAGTATTTATCTttgttttaaagaaaattattgtagaattatcataataaaattttagcTTGATAATAATGTCAACAGCTTCAAGTCCTAAAATAAATGTTTGCAATCATAATATATGAATTGTGA
This genomic stretch from Zingiber officinale cultivar Zhangliang chromosome 7A, Zo_v1.1, whole genome shotgun sequence harbors:
- the LOC122002659 gene encoding GPN-loop GTPase QQT1-like; amino-acid sequence: MAFGQAVIGPPGSGKTTYCNGMSQFLKLIGRKVVVVNLDPANDSLPYECAVNIEDLIKLSDVMVEHSLGPNGGLVYCMDYLEKNMDWLESKLKPFLDDHYFLFDFPGQVELFFLHSNTKNIITKLVKKLDLRLTAVHLIDAHLCCDPGKYVSGLILSLTTMLHLELPHINVLSKIDLIESYGKLVYNLEFYTDVEDLSYLQYHLDQDPRSSKYRKLTKELCDIIEDFGLVNFSTLDIQDKESVGNLVKQIDKSNGYIFDSIQGSVVEFSKIAAAPLDWDYYRTAAVQEKYMKDE